In one window of Opitutus sp. GAS368 DNA:
- a CDS encoding cytotoxic translational repressor of toxin-antitoxin stability system: protein MYQVTFSEQSMRELNKLDKLAQLDVIEPISKIRPTDLSHPREPLGKFHRGGKDFYRLRAGDFRFYFEVQGETLHTHYILHKDSLEDALFRMKLPVSEKQLFEQDSKFWKYLESLTK from the coding sequence ATGTATCAGGTCACTTTCTCCGAACAAAGCATGCGCGAGCTGAACAAGCTCGATAAACTGGCGCAGCTGGACGTCATCGAACCGATCAGCAAGATCCGCCCGACGGACCTGTCGCACCCGCGCGAGCCGCTGGGCAAGTTCCACCGCGGCGGCAAGGATTTCTACCGGCTGCGCGCCGGCGATTTCCGCTTCTATTTCGAGGTGCAGGGCGAGACGCTCCACACCCATTACATCCTGCACAAGGACTCGCTGGAGGACGCCCTTTTCCGGATGAAACTGCCGGTGAGCGAAAAGCAGCTGTTCGAGCAGGACTCGAAGTTCTGGAAATATCTCGAGAGTCTGACCAAGTAA
- the tnpA gene encoding IS200/IS605 family transposase, whose translation MESRYMHKPHNVSVLMYHLVCAAKYRRVVMSEKVDEVLRQVCLEIEKRWEVRFLEIGLDRDHVHFLIQTVPSYSPSRMVQLVKSVVAREVFTQVPEVKQKLWGGAFWGEGYFVNTVGQHGSEKVIAAYVQGQGGKSEYRQLHKGQLDFELS comes from the coding sequence ATGGAGAGTCGGTATATGCACAAGCCGCACAACGTTTCTGTGTTGATGTATCATTTGGTGTGCGCGGCGAAGTATCGGCGGGTGGTGATGAGTGAGAAGGTGGATGAGGTGCTACGGCAAGTGTGCTTGGAGATCGAGAAGCGCTGGGAGGTTCGATTTCTGGAGATCGGGTTGGATCGGGATCATGTCCACTTTCTCATCCAAACCGTGCCGAGTTACAGTCCGAGTCGGATGGTGCAGCTCGTGAAGAGCGTGGTTGCACGGGAGGTGTTCACGCAGGTGCCGGAAGTGAAACAGAAGTTGTGGGGCGGAGCGTTCTGGGGGGAGGGCTATTTCGTAAACACGGTGGGTCAGCACGGCAGCGAAAAGGTGATAGCCGCGTATGTTCAGGGACAGGGCGGGAAGAGTGAGTATCGTCAGTTGCACAAGGGGCAGTTGGATTTCGAGCTGTCTTGA
- a CDS encoding MFS transporter has product MEGPPPNSPRPWRWIPTLYFGQGIPYVVVMTLAVVLYKNLGISNTDIALYTSWLYLPWVIKPLWSPLVDLLRTKRLWIVSLQFVLGAAFALVALTLPAPHAFQATLAVFWLMAFSSATHDIAADGFYLLGMPAHQQAAFVGVRSTFYRLAMIAGQGGLVYLAGSLQESTGSVVRAWTLIFWLLAAFFVLLSFYHAMALPKPTADRATVRTHNFFLGFVEVFAAFFRKPGIGVTLAYLLLYRLAEAQALKLITPFLLDKREVGGLGLTTKDVGIVYGTVGVIALTVGGILGGMVIARFGLKRLLWPMLIAMHAPIAVFLGLALLQPANVTIIGSAIALEQFGYGFGFTAYMVYMMMVAEGEHKTAHYALCTGFMALGMMLPGMAAGWLQEHLGYVNFFGWVCVTTLPSFVVTALLKVDPAFGRRAAPAG; this is encoded by the coding sequence ATGGAAGGCCCGCCCCCCAATTCGCCCCGCCCCTGGCGCTGGATCCCGACGCTCTATTTCGGCCAGGGTATTCCCTACGTGGTCGTGATGACGCTGGCCGTCGTCCTGTATAAGAATCTCGGGATCTCGAACACGGACATCGCGCTCTACACGAGCTGGCTCTATCTGCCCTGGGTCATCAAGCCGCTCTGGTCGCCGCTGGTGGACCTGTTGCGCACCAAGCGCCTTTGGATCGTCAGCCTGCAATTTGTCCTCGGCGCTGCGTTCGCGCTGGTGGCGCTAACCCTGCCGGCGCCCCATGCCTTCCAGGCGACGCTGGCGGTATTCTGGCTGATGGCGTTCAGTTCGGCGACGCACGACATCGCAGCCGACGGGTTTTACCTGCTGGGGATGCCGGCGCATCAGCAGGCGGCGTTTGTGGGCGTGCGCAGCACCTTCTACCGGCTGGCGATGATCGCCGGACAAGGCGGGCTGGTTTATCTGGCCGGCTCGCTGCAGGAATCAACCGGCAGTGTGGTCCGCGCCTGGACTTTGATCTTCTGGTTGCTGGCCGCTTTTTTCGTCCTGCTGTCTTTCTACCACGCGATGGCGCTGCCCAAGCCGACCGCTGATCGCGCCACGGTGCGAACGCACAATTTTTTCCTCGGTTTTGTGGAGGTGTTTGCCGCCTTCTTCCGCAAGCCCGGCATCGGCGTGACGCTGGCCTACCTGCTGCTCTACCGGCTCGCGGAGGCGCAGGCGCTGAAGCTCATTACGCCCTTCCTGCTCGACAAGCGCGAGGTGGGCGGGCTCGGCCTGACGACGAAGGATGTCGGTATCGTTTACGGTACTGTCGGGGTGATCGCCCTGACCGTCGGTGGCATCCTGGGCGGCATGGTCATCGCGCGCTTCGGCCTGAAACGCCTGCTCTGGCCGATGCTCATCGCCATGCATGCGCCCATTGCCGTTTTCCTCGGGCTTGCGCTTCTACAGCCGGCGAACGTCACGATCATCGGGAGCGCGATCGCGCTCGAACAGTTTGGCTATGGCTTTGGCTTCACCGCCTACATGGTTTACATGATGATGGTGGCGGAGGGGGAACATAAGACCGCACACTATGCCCTGTGCACGGGCTTCATGGCGCTCGGCATGATGTTGCCGGGCATGGCCGCCGGCTGGCTCCAGGAGCACCTCGGCTACGTGAACTTCTTCGGCTGGGTGTGCGTGACTACCCTGCCGTCCTTCGTGGTGACGGCGCTGCTCAAGGTGGATCCAGCCTTCGGGCGGAGGGCCGCCCCGGCCGGCTGA
- a CDS encoding WYL domain-containing protein, with amino-acid sequence MNRRGFLRAVGATGLWLWILGPALWAAARKKTVEERLREALAERREVQFKYHGYARCVEPHALGRATENRPAVLGWQVSGGSASEPPPGWRTFVLEEISALKLMRKKFAPRPDYHPEKTKLKLIEVEIASDRKLAMK; translated from the coding sequence ATGAACCGGCGCGGCTTCCTACGGGCCGTGGGCGCGACCGGGCTGTGGCTTTGGATCCTCGGCCCGGCGCTTTGGGCCGCTGCGCGGAAGAAGACCGTCGAGGAACGGCTCCGTGAGGCGCTGGCGGAACGCCGCGAGGTGCAATTCAAGTATCACGGCTACGCGCGGTGCGTGGAGCCGCATGCGCTGGGGCGCGCCACGGAAAACCGTCCCGCCGTGCTCGGCTGGCAGGTCTCGGGCGGCAGCGCGAGCGAGCCGCCGCCCGGCTGGCGGACGTTCGTGCTGGAGGAAATCTCGGCGCTGAAACTGATGCGGAAAAAATTCGCGCCGCGACCCGATTACCATCCGGAGAAGACAAAACTGAAACTGATCGAGGTTGAGATTGCCTCAGACAGGAAGCTCGCGATGAAATAA
- a CDS encoding cupin domain-containing protein, whose amino-acid sequence MDKINLVEKLARFSDHWNPRIIAELNGQHVKLVKFQGPFVWHQHEHEDELFYVVRGEFRMEFRDRTVELRAGDLLVVPRGTEHRPVADREVEVLLFEPATTVNTGSAGGDKTVARPEWI is encoded by the coding sequence ATGGACAAAATCAACCTCGTGGAAAAGCTGGCCAGGTTCTCCGACCATTGGAACCCCAGGATCATCGCGGAGCTGAACGGCCAGCACGTGAAGCTCGTCAAGTTCCAGGGGCCCTTCGTGTGGCACCAGCATGAACACGAGGACGAGCTGTTTTATGTCGTGCGCGGCGAATTCCGGATGGAATTCCGCGACCGCACCGTCGAACTGCGGGCGGGCGACCTCCTCGTGGTCCCGCGCGGCACCGAGCACCGGCCGGTCGCGGACCGGGAGGTCGAGGTCCTGCTCTTCGAGCCGGCCACCACCGTGAACACCGGCAGCGCCGGCGGCGACAAGACCGTGGCGCGACCCGAGTGGATCTAG
- a CDS encoding glycine--tRNA ligase produces the protein MSSSAEPANLMEALVSLAKRRGFIYPSSEIYGGLNGFFDYGPLGSELKKNIRDCWWNDMVRRRDDIVGLESSIIMHPKVWEASGHVAGFSDPLVDCKASKQRYRADQLFFSPVVIDSKTVGYVSALESEKTGEELQAAAEAFKRKKAIQGALAPVTPKDFTEAKESEIPLIPSPATGEPGSLTAPRAFNMMFQTNVGAMTDASSVAYLRPETAQGMFVDFKNVVDTTRVKLPFGIAQIGKSFRNEITPRNFIFRSREFEQMEMEYFIHEDADWAKCHEEWITWCENWLKSIGLPASHLSRYAHPKEKLAFYSKGTVDIMFKYPFGVQELWGIAARGNYDLTQHATASGKPQDLFDEASKKKFVPHVIEPAVGVDRILLAVLCAGYAEEDVKDEKGNVEKRTVLRFSPRIAPVKVAVLPLLKNKEALTNRARALHAKLQRRYAVQYDDGGAIGKRYRRQDEAGTPWCVTIDFETIEKPGDTFTLRERDSMQQKRITETDLFALLDEHVY, from the coding sequence ATGTCCAGCTCCGCCGAACCCGCCAACCTCATGGAAGCCCTCGTGTCGCTCGCGAAGCGCCGCGGCTTCATCTACCCGTCCTCCGAGATTTACGGCGGCCTCAACGGCTTTTTCGACTACGGCCCGCTCGGCTCCGAGCTCAAGAAGAACATCCGCGACTGCTGGTGGAACGACATGGTCCGCCGCCGCGACGACATCGTCGGTCTCGAATCCTCCATCATCATGCACCCGAAGGTCTGGGAGGCGTCCGGCCACGTCGCCGGTTTCAGCGACCCGCTCGTGGACTGCAAGGCCAGCAAGCAGCGCTACCGTGCCGACCAGCTTTTCTTTTCCCCCGTCGTGATCGACAGCAAAACGGTCGGCTACGTCTCCGCCCTCGAAAGCGAGAAGACCGGCGAGGAACTGCAAGCCGCCGCCGAGGCGTTCAAACGCAAGAAGGCCATCCAGGGCGCGCTTGCGCCGGTCACGCCGAAGGATTTCACCGAGGCGAAGGAAAGCGAAATTCCGCTCATCCCCTCGCCCGCCACCGGCGAGCCGGGCAGCCTGACGGCGCCGCGCGCCTTCAACATGATGTTCCAGACGAACGTCGGCGCGATGACCGACGCTTCGTCCGTCGCCTACCTGCGGCCCGAGACGGCGCAGGGTATGTTCGTGGACTTCAAGAACGTCGTCGACACGACCCGCGTGAAGCTGCCGTTCGGCATCGCGCAAATCGGCAAGTCGTTCCGCAACGAGATCACGCCGCGCAACTTCATCTTCCGCTCGCGCGAGTTCGAGCAGATGGAGATGGAGTATTTCATCCACGAAGACGCCGACTGGGCCAAGTGCCATGAGGAGTGGATCACCTGGTGCGAGAACTGGCTGAAGAGCATCGGCCTGCCCGCGTCGCACCTTTCGCGCTACGCCCACCCGAAGGAGAAGCTGGCGTTTTACTCCAAGGGCACGGTGGACATCATGTTCAAGTATCCCTTCGGCGTGCAGGAGCTGTGGGGCATCGCCGCCCGCGGCAACTACGACCTCACCCAGCACGCCACCGCCAGCGGCAAGCCGCAGGATTTGTTCGACGAGGCGTCAAAGAAGAAATTCGTGCCGCACGTCATCGAACCCGCCGTCGGCGTCGACCGCATCCTGCTCGCCGTGCTCTGCGCCGGCTACGCCGAGGAGGACGTCAAGGACGAGAAGGGCAACGTCGAGAAGCGCACCGTGCTGCGGTTCTCGCCGCGCATCGCGCCGGTCAAGGTCGCCGTGCTGCCACTGCTCAAGAACAAGGAGGCCCTCACCAACCGCGCCCGCGCGCTCCACGCCAAGCTGCAGCGTCGCTACGCCGTGCAATACGACGACGGCGGCGCCATCGGCAAACGCTACCGCCGTCAGGACGAGGCCGGCACGCCCTGGTGTGTGACCATCGACTTCGAGACCATCGAGAAGCCGGGCGATACCTTTACGCTACGTGAGCGCGACTCGATGCAGCAGAAGCGCATCACCGAGACCGATCTGTTTGCCTTGCTCGACGAACACGTTTATTGA
- the pssA gene encoding CDP-diacylglycerol--serine O-phosphatidyltransferase, producing MSDLQQRDNPYNVTQASRIYFLPNLMTAGNLFCGFAAVIKCIQARLITDVGEYAQLHPNQSWMTLYTHAVWLILAAVIFDSLDGRLARMGGRTSLFGAEFDSLADVVSFGMTPALMVFFLILAPREDFQWFRELGWIVAFIYLLCGAVRLARFNVITNPLLHRAEAESSKDFVGLPIPAAAGTVASLVLLLLNMAANARELRQLTLALPLILMLVSFLMVSTIRYPSFKQVNWETRTRIRTLVIFFIGVVLVVRLQEVALFFLFLGYIAYGLFAHYQRGVRHAQMRALRRKVVKMKQEVSE from the coding sequence ATGTCAGACCTCCAGCAGCGCGACAACCCCTACAACGTCACCCAGGCCAGCCGGATTTATTTCCTGCCGAACCTGATGACGGCGGGCAACCTCTTCTGCGGCTTTGCGGCGGTCATCAAGTGCATCCAGGCGCGGCTGATCACCGACGTCGGTGAATACGCTCAGCTCCACCCCAACCAATCTTGGATGACCCTTTACACCCATGCGGTGTGGCTGATCCTGGCCGCCGTCATCTTTGACTCGCTCGACGGCCGACTGGCGCGCATGGGCGGCCGCACGTCGCTCTTCGGCGCGGAATTCGACTCGCTGGCCGACGTGGTTTCCTTCGGCATGACGCCGGCCCTGATGGTGTTCTTCCTGATCCTGGCGCCGCGGGAGGACTTCCAATGGTTCCGCGAGCTCGGGTGGATCGTGGCGTTCATCTACCTGCTGTGCGGCGCGGTGCGCCTGGCGCGCTTCAACGTCATCACCAACCCGCTGCTGCACCGCGCCGAGGCGGAATCGAGCAAGGATTTCGTGGGCCTGCCGATTCCGGCGGCCGCCGGCACGGTGGCGTCGCTCGTCCTGCTGTTGCTCAACATGGCCGCCAACGCCCGCGAGCTGCGCCAGCTGACGCTCGCCCTGCCGCTCATCCTCATGCTGGTTTCGTTCCTCATGGTGAGCACGATCCGCTACCCCAGTTTCAAGCAGGTGAACTGGGAGACCCGGACCCGCATCCGGACGCTGGTGATTTTCTTCATCGGGGTGGTCTTGGTCGTCCGCCTCCAGGAAGTGGCCCTTTTCTTTCTGTTCCTCGGCTACATCGCCTACGGCCTGTTCGCCCACTATCAGCGCGGCGTCCGCCACGCCCAGATGCGCGCCCTGCGCCGGAAGGTTGTGAAGATGAAGCAGGAAGTTTCCGAATAA
- a CDS encoding DUF4202 domain-containing protein — MDAHAQARALIDAAHSADPKRTGDGRAAELVYADRMEAWVARLVPAATPTLRLAARCQHLERWSVPRTTFPDGKAGYLKWRQSLYKKQADRARELLLAAGVAAAEADEAATWVSKTAMKTNAGTQALEDAACLVFLENEIADFAAQHADYPREKFVDILRKTWKKMSPAAQSAALGLALPPAIGALVREAVGSA; from the coding sequence ATGGATGCCCATGCCCAAGCCCGCGCCCTGATCGACGCCGCGCATTCCGCCGACCCGAAACGCACCGGTGACGGCCGGGCGGCCGAGTTGGTTTATGCCGACCGCATGGAGGCGTGGGTCGCGCGCCTGGTGCCGGCCGCCACCCCGACCCTGCGCCTCGCCGCGCGCTGCCAGCACCTCGAACGCTGGAGTGTTCCCCGCACGACTTTCCCCGACGGCAAGGCCGGCTACCTCAAGTGGCGCCAGTCGCTCTACAAGAAGCAGGCGGACCGCGCCAGGGAACTACTGCTCGCCGCGGGCGTGGCGGCCGCTGAAGCCGACGAGGCCGCCACTTGGGTTTCAAAAACGGCCATGAAAACCAACGCCGGCACCCAGGCGCTCGAGGACGCGGCGTGCCTCGTGTTTTTGGAAAACGAGATCGCGGATTTTGCGGCGCAGCACGCCGACTACCCGCGGGAGAAGTTCGTCGATATCCTCCGCAAGACCTGGAAAAAAATGAGCCCGGCGGCGCAGTCGGCCGCCCTCGGGCTGGCCCTGCCGCCCGCGATCGGCGCGCTGGTGCGTGAAGCCGTCGGCTCCGCCTGA
- a CDS encoding YceI family protein codes for MKTLRLLAPLLLLPCVLLAAERTLKIDRSRSFVDVDVNATKNFTAHLDAYDAKVGVDDAGKIKGAVFTFKFTDLKTGNDSRDTAMIKWLGGGTPEGRFELGNLALTPDGQGQASGRLIFHGVTERIEFPVNIVKTDGAYTITGETTINYQDWKLKVIRMALVFTVSPEVKIRFKLTGVPVEEPKG; via the coding sequence ATGAAAACCCTCCGCCTGCTTGCCCCCCTTTTGTTGCTGCCCTGCGTTTTGCTCGCCGCCGAGCGCACGCTCAAGATCGACCGGAGCCGCTCCTTCGTGGACGTGGATGTCAACGCGACCAAGAACTTCACCGCGCATCTCGACGCCTATGACGCCAAGGTCGGGGTGGACGACGCCGGCAAGATCAAGGGCGCGGTGTTCACGTTCAAATTCACCGATCTCAAGACGGGCAACGACTCGCGCGACACGGCCATGATCAAATGGCTGGGCGGCGGCACCCCCGAGGGCCGCTTCGAGCTTGGCAACCTCGCCCTCACCCCCGACGGCCAGGGCCAGGCCTCCGGCCGGCTGATTTTCCACGGCGTGACCGAGCGCATCGAGTTCCCCGTCAATATCGTCAAGACCGACGGCGCCTACACCATCACGGGCGAGACCACCATCAACTACCAGGACTGGAAGCTGAAGGTGATCCGGATGGCGCTGGTGTTCACGGTCTCACCCGAGGTGAAGATCCGCTTCAAGCTCACGGGCGTCCCGGTGGAAGAGCCGAAAGGCTGA
- the ilvA gene encoding threonine ammonia-lyase yields MVSPCPESIPLSEITGARVFCKLDNFQRTGSFKERGARNALLQLEPAQKKRGVIAASAGNHALGLAYHGRLLHIPVTVVMPDYAPLIKVSTCRRLGARVIVSGRDFAEARAHADTLVDQEGLAYIHGFDNPAIIAGQGTMALEILEQVKAIDAIVCPIGGAGLIAGLAVAAKALQPRIRIIGVESVATASFTAALKARRPVTIPRRATLADGLAVLKVGANAFELARSRVDQVVRVTEDWIALAILRMVELEKTVVEGAAAAPLAALMAGLLPGLRGRKVVLTVCGGNIDPAILSRVIEKGLVHDGRLTRFTAVISDRPGGLAELTRVVAGSGASIKDIEHDRAFSGPDVSAVNAVCTVETRDHAHIRELHRALRKHGFPVLVAK; encoded by the coding sequence ATCGTCTCGCCCTGCCCGGAGTCGATTCCGCTGTCGGAAATAACCGGCGCGCGCGTCTTCTGCAAACTCGACAACTTCCAGCGCACCGGCTCGTTCAAGGAGCGCGGCGCGCGCAACGCGCTGCTGCAGCTCGAGCCCGCGCAGAAAAAACGCGGCGTCATCGCCGCGTCCGCCGGCAACCACGCCCTCGGCCTGGCCTACCACGGCCGCCTGCTGCACATCCCGGTCACGGTGGTGATGCCCGACTACGCGCCCCTCATCAAGGTCAGCACCTGCCGGCGGCTCGGCGCCCGCGTCATCGTGTCCGGCCGCGATTTCGCCGAGGCCCGCGCCCACGCCGACACGCTGGTCGATCAAGAGGGCCTCGCTTACATCCACGGCTTCGACAACCCGGCCATCATCGCCGGCCAGGGCACCATGGCGCTCGAGATCCTGGAGCAGGTGAAGGCCATCGATGCCATCGTGTGCCCGATCGGCGGCGCCGGTCTCATCGCCGGTCTCGCGGTCGCCGCCAAGGCGCTGCAGCCGCGCATCAGGATCATCGGCGTCGAGTCGGTCGCCACGGCCAGCTTCACCGCCGCCCTGAAGGCCCGGCGGCCGGTGACGATTCCACGCCGCGCGACGCTCGCCGACGGCCTGGCCGTCCTCAAGGTCGGCGCCAACGCCTTTGAGCTGGCGCGTTCACGCGTCGACCAGGTCGTGCGCGTGACCGAGGACTGGATCGCGCTCGCCATCCTGCGCATGGTCGAACTGGAGAAGACCGTCGTCGAGGGCGCGGCCGCGGCCCCGCTGGCCGCGCTGATGGCCGGCCTCCTGCCCGGCTTGCGCGGCAGGAAGGTCGTGCTCACGGTTTGCGGCGGCAACATCGACCCCGCCATCCTCAGCCGCGTCATCGAGAAGGGCCTCGTGCACGACGGCCGGCTCACGCGCTTCACCGCGGTGATCAGCGACCGGCCGGGCGGCCTGGCCGAGCTCACGCGCGTGGTGGCCGGGAGCGGCGCAAGCATCAAGGACATCGAGCACGACCGGGCCTTCAGCGGCCCCGACGTCTCGGCGGTCAACGCCGTGTGCACGGTCGAGACGCGCGACCACGCCCACATCCGCGAGCTGCACCGGGCGCTGCGCAAGCACGGGTTCCCGGTTTTGGTGGCAAAATGA
- a CDS encoding Mpo1-like protein, translating into MATPRKSADQWFAEYGESHQDHTNETIHWICVPCIFFSVLGLLWSIPVPAAIAGPLPWFNWLHPVLLAVLGFYFRLSVPLAFGLLGFVSLCYILVEGLVLLGWLPVWEICLGLFVLAWIGQFIGHQIEGEKPSFLKDVVFLLIGPAWLLHFIYKKLDVAY; encoded by the coding sequence ATGGCCACCCCGCGGAAATCCGCCGACCAATGGTTCGCCGAGTATGGCGAGAGCCATCAGGATCACACCAACGAGACGATCCACTGGATCTGCGTCCCATGTATTTTCTTCAGCGTGCTGGGGCTGCTGTGGTCCATCCCGGTGCCCGCGGCCATCGCCGGCCCGCTGCCGTGGTTCAACTGGCTGCACCCGGTGCTGCTCGCCGTGCTTGGCTTTTATTTCCGGCTCTCCGTGCCACTGGCGTTCGGCCTGCTCGGGTTCGTTTCCCTCTGCTACATCCTGGTCGAGGGACTGGTGCTGCTCGGCTGGCTCCCGGTCTGGGAAATCTGCCTCGGCCTTTTCGTGCTGGCGTGGATCGGCCAGTTCATCGGCCACCAGATCGAGGGCGAGAAGCCGTCGTTCCTCAAGGACGTGGTTTTCCTGCTCATCGGCCCCGCGTGGCTGCTGCACTTCATCTACAAGAAGCTGGATGTCGCGTATTGA
- a CDS encoding class I SAM-dependent methyltransferase: MRRFRYGLDPLCLLSCGLYAACRWLIRPHTSAVFWHSYSTDYLFIPAALPLMLWVYRRLGLRAHDQFPDWPEIGLHFVVWSIAAEGVAPLLFKSATGDWWDVVTYAVGAVIAGGWWTLASRPGFDLLAPHYTWMEKVLAGPRLQRCRTAWIDELAGTRRLLVAGVGHGPALAAVLRRNPDLRVTCVDASARMLTVARRRARRAGLDMSRLEFVHASLPAWRPPEAHYDAIATHFFLDCFPPRELAAVIATLARAATPGALWVVSDFALPARGPARWRARAVHKLMYLFFRLTTGLPARRLTPPDTLLAAHGFRLQQRATQDWGLLHADLWGRQG, translated from the coding sequence GTGAGGCGGTTCCGCTATGGCCTCGACCCGCTCTGTCTGCTCTCCTGCGGCCTCTACGCCGCCTGCCGCTGGCTGATCCGGCCGCACACCAGCGCGGTCTTCTGGCACAGCTATTCCACGGATTACCTGTTCATTCCCGCGGCCCTGCCGCTCATGCTATGGGTCTATCGCCGGCTCGGGCTGCGGGCGCACGATCAGTTTCCGGACTGGCCTGAGATCGGCCTGCACTTCGTGGTGTGGTCCATCGCCGCCGAGGGCGTGGCGCCTCTCCTGTTCAAGTCCGCCACCGGTGACTGGTGGGACGTGGTGACCTACGCCGTCGGGGCGGTGATCGCCGGGGGCTGGTGGACCCTGGCGTCCCGGCCGGGCTTCGACCTGCTGGCGCCGCATTACACGTGGATGGAAAAGGTTCTCGCCGGCCCCCGCCTGCAACGCTGCCGCACGGCGTGGATCGACGAACTGGCCGGAACGCGCCGCCTGCTGGTCGCCGGGGTGGGCCATGGCCCGGCGCTCGCCGCGGTGCTGCGCCGCAACCCCGACCTGCGCGTGACCTGCGTGGACGCAAGTGCACGGATGCTCACGGTCGCCCGGCGGCGGGCCCGGCGCGCCGGGCTGGACATGTCACGCCTGGAATTTGTGCACGCCAGCCTGCCGGCATGGAGGCCGCCGGAGGCCCATTACGATGCCATCGCGACCCATTTCTTCCTCGATTGTTTTCCGCCAAGGGAGCTGGCCGCCGTCATCGCGACCCTCGCGCGGGCCGCAACTCCCGGCGCACTCTGGGTGGTGTCGGATTTTGCGCTACCCGCCCGCGGACCCGCCCGTTGGCGCGCGCGCGCCGTGCACAAGCTCATGTATCTGTTTTTTCGTCTGACCACCGGTCTGCCCGCTCGCCGGCTCACGCCGCCCGACACCCTGCTGGCGGCGCACGGCTTCCGGTTGCAACAGCGGGCGACCCAGGACTGGGGCCTGCTGCATGCCGACCTCTGGGGCCGCCAAGGCTGA
- a CDS encoding DUF3592 domain-containing protein yields the protein MKVTAEDIAQLLASPPPRQVPAHVAQAAAGGGKGGCLPLFGLVFGGFGMIFVVAFFPWRFLDDFQLAASDRTAPGEIRRVVQTNMSLNKTHVVQYDFAYTPADGRVRVASCYTTGQRWATGAAVTVRYLRGSPEIACVEGARLSKGGWSGVFVAIFPLIGGGLVAWFFVGRRRTGRLLRSGLVAEVDVVSVEETNMTVNNQRVCRIVLAGPALAGGQPVTVKRVRKADIDLARKHAGEKQPVFILYDPRKVSRVIFPEALIDAEA from the coding sequence ATGAAAGTCACGGCGGAAGACATCGCGCAACTGCTGGCCAGCCCGCCGCCGCGACAGGTGCCGGCGCATGTGGCCCAAGCGGCGGCGGGGGGCGGCAAGGGCGGATGCCTGCCGCTGTTCGGCCTGGTCTTTGGCGGCTTCGGCATGATTTTCGTCGTGGCATTCTTTCCCTGGAGATTCCTGGACGACTTCCAGCTGGCGGCCAGCGACCGCACGGCGCCGGGCGAAATCCGCCGCGTGGTCCAGACCAACATGTCCCTCAACAAGACGCACGTGGTCCAATACGACTTTGCCTACACGCCGGCCGACGGCCGGGTGCGCGTGGCGAGTTGCTACACCACGGGCCAGCGCTGGGCCACGGGCGCGGCGGTCACCGTCCGCTACCTGCGCGGCAGCCCCGAAATCGCCTGTGTGGAAGGGGCGCGGTTGAGCAAGGGTGGCTGGAGCGGGGTATTCGTGGCCATCTTCCCGCTGATCGGTGGAGGCCTCGTCGCATGGTTTTTCGTGGGCCGGAGACGGACGGGCCGTTTGTTGCGCTCGGGCTTGGTGGCCGAGGTGGACGTCGTGTCGGTCGAGGAGACCAACATGACGGTCAACAACCAGCGGGTCTGCCGGATCGTCCTCGCCGGGCCGGCGCTGGCGGGCGGACAACCGGTCACCGTGAAGCGCGTGAGGAAGGCGGATATCGACCTGGCACGCAAACACGCTGGCGAAAAGCAGCCGGTCTTCATCCTCTACGATCCGCGCAAGGTATCGCGGGTGATTTTCCCCGAGGCGCTGATCGACGCCGAGGCCTAG